Proteins co-encoded in one Meiothermus sp. genomic window:
- a CDS encoding response regulator transcription factor, producing the protein MKPKVLLVEDEPALAQALADNLEGEGYAVEIAPDGRTALERWAAWQPDLVVLDVMLPGLDGLQVCQKMRAQGQTTPVLFLSARGAPEERVEGLRVGGDDYLGKPFHLPEFLLRVKNLLRRRAETPRVVYEFAGHRVDFRAWTAYLQDGRKEALGEREMAILRLLIERAGEVVSRDEILDRVWGQEVFPSSRTIDNFVVRLRRLFEPDPAHPVHFHTVWGVGYRFTPWPELKSEATKEQA; encoded by the coding sequence GTGAAGCCCAAGGTGCTGCTGGTTGAAGATGAACCCGCCCTGGCCCAGGCCCTGGCCGATAACCTCGAGGGCGAGGGCTATGCGGTGGAAATTGCCCCGGATGGTCGCACAGCCCTCGAGCGTTGGGCAGCCTGGCAGCCCGACCTGGTGGTGCTCGACGTGATGCTACCGGGCCTGGACGGCCTGCAGGTCTGCCAGAAAATGCGGGCCCAGGGCCAGACCACCCCGGTGCTGTTCTTATCGGCCAGAGGGGCCCCCGAGGAGCGGGTCGAGGGGCTCAGGGTGGGAGGCGACGACTATCTGGGCAAGCCCTTCCACCTGCCCGAGTTTCTGTTGCGGGTTAAGAATCTCCTGCGCCGCCGGGCCGAGACCCCAAGGGTGGTGTACGAGTTTGCCGGTCATCGCGTGGACTTTCGCGCCTGGACGGCCTACCTCCAGGATGGCCGCAAAGAGGCCCTGGGCGAACGCGAGATGGCCATTCTGCGCCTGCTAATTGAGCGGGCCGGCGAGGTGGTGAGCCGCGACGAGATTCTCGACCGGGTCTGGGGGCAGGAGGTGTTTCCCAGCAGCCGCACCATTGACAACTTCGTGGTGCGCCTGCGCCGCCTGTTCGAGCCCGACCCGGCCCACCCGGTGCACTTTCACACGGTCTGGGGGGTGGGCTACCGCTTCACCCCCTGGCCCGAACTCAAGTCCGAAGCCACCAAGGAGCAAGCATGA